cctgcctgcctgcctgcctgcctgcctgcctgcctgcctgcctgcctctgcctgcctgcctgcctgcctgcctgcgtgcctgtctgtctgtctgtcccaaaactttaaccttggttaaagtttggtcataactttttgaatattgaagataacaacttgatatttggcatgcatgtgtatctcatgaagctgcacattttaagtggtgaaaggtcaaggtcatccttcaaggtcaaaagtaaaaaaatacaatacaagggaagtaataagctttaagagggagataatttctaaacctgccaaatgacatattgaaattttatttcaaagcagcgttttgtttctcacaaacacatctcttgttatctaTAACATCTTAATTTATAGTTTAAAACTACCCACATGATTTTCAACTTTTAAAGGATTCCATTTGAGGAATGTTTCATTCCAAAAAGAACTCTCCCCCACCCCCAACAATACTTTGCCTGGTTAATGTGCCCTTCATGAAGCCCTTTCTGTTAtacaagcaaaacaaaaaaatatgactAAACATGATTAAAACACATACCCTCCAAATGTTACAGACGAAGAGGACAGTGGGGATAACGATGCTGATGTGCCCGATAGAGATAAGATCAAGAAACAGTCACAGTTGATCGTCGACTCGAAAACCAAGCGAAGAACCACCAAGAAAAAGAAGAAGGCTGCAAAATAAGCGTGCATTTTCATGACATTTGTGACATTTTGAAATTTAATTCAAGGGTTATGATTGAAACTGTTGTGTGTTTTTCATAAAGTAATCAGTTTTTATAGAAAAGAAACATGTTGAAGTGTTTTTTATTTCCAAGTTCAAAAAACAACTGACGGTCTGGACCTTTTATATCTGGCATCAATGACAAAAAATCGCCAATAGTGACTGTGTTAAACAAATATGATTTGCATATTGTAAAAACACAACCGTTGCTTTATTGCATACAATAGCTTCAGTCGCAACCTTCTTAATATGTGTGTTGACACTAAGGAAGTGTGTTGtgaacaaaatgaatgaaaacaaaattatgttaataattgtgGCATTTATGACTTTATATAATTGTCTTGTTATTTGTCCAGGTCTATTGAACCTCTTTGGATAAAATTATGTTGGTACACTTGAGTATAAAGAGAAAAATCTCTCTTGATGTTGACATATGAGCTTAAATTTGATCAAAGTAGCAATTTGATCATTGTTGtcgtttcatttatttaaatttgattttaatttaaatgatttggtgtatatgacataattttatttgatatttcaaAGTTCAGGACTATAATCTCAAGATTTTTGCATAAATTAAGGGGGGGGGGAGTATTTTttgcaattcattttttttagattttcaaaacaaatgtgaaacCAATCTTATGTCAAGTCCAGTTTGGTATGGCTGATAAAACCAAGTTGAGGAAATGTTGTGTTGGTGTTGAAGAGCTTTAAATTCAATGCTCGTCTAATCTGGTGGAAGAAGGAAATAAATGTGTTACCTGGTTCATTCATGCTGATAACTAGTAATACTATAACGATACAAGAAAGATGAAAAACTGATAGAGTACAGGTTAAAAAAGATAACTTTATCTTATTGAGACCTAATGTGTTTCATGGTTTTATGTTTCTACAttggaaaacatcaataaacttgaaaatagaaattatctTACATGCAAATACTTGCAGTGTTTATAGTCTTATGCAAAAAAGGTTCCATGTTGTGctgtttactttatttatatataatattctaGTATTTACCATGATATgtgatacaaaaaatgtaaattatttaataaaacaactaaACCACTAATATGCTGTTTTccaatttttatatttgtttaaatatcatttaaacaggAATACAAGGACGATCGAGGAattcatttatgtttttaaaaacacTGTCGAAAATTAGGCCAATTTTGGGAAATTGTGGTTTGAAAGATTCGCTTTTGAACATTCAAAGTCaacttttttttttgtacaaaatattataggcaaacatttttcttatatcaTGGCCGTACATGTatagtaaaaaaaactttttaatctGAGGAACTAAGTACTGGGACAACAtgacaaacaattttttaatttcaGTTAAGAGGCTTCTTAAATACTATTTTATGTTGTGTAATTTAATTCAACGCATGTAAGGTTTTATTAGTTTGATAAAAAGCGAGCGGTATGACATATTCAACAAACTTTATTGCTTGCTTGTTAATAAGTACAATtcatgtttatcaataaaaaaaggtTCTAATTAAGTTTTTCTGTTCAAATAGAGGATTTTTCTAAATGGATACAAAGCGCAAATATTAtctctttgaaaataaattagCGAACACAAATTTTGGCAATGATTTCATCAAATGATGTTTTAATATTGATGCAGTGGTTAGCTATGTAATGTCGCCACCATCAGACCTCCGCTCCCGCTCATCCATGACGATCAAgttaatatgaaaacaagaactgtgtttgtgaaacataatgccccctactgtgctttgaagccatatatttgaccttgaaggatgaccttgacctttcaccactcaaaatgtgcagctccatgagatacacatgcatgtcaaatatcaagttgctatcttcaatattgcaacatttatgaccaaggttaaagttttgggacacacctacaatgacagacaggcagacaggctaaaacaatatacccccgatcattcaatccagAGGCATAAAACTTTGACAAGCACCAAATGAGCCTctttctgcgaaaactgggcttactgcgtgtgcgttaagtgttctAGATAGACCgatgcagtccaaacaggcttatcGGGTGCGATACTTTTCGCCAATACTAGATTTTCgtctagaagagacttcctttgaccGAAAACTTCCATAAcagcggactgcacagcctactcTGGGAcgtaactttacgcaaatgcattaagcccatattTCCCACAACGCGGCTCATATGTAGACATTGTTACATATCTATAAGAAATTGTATCAGCTAGCTTGACAATTATAATGCAGGGTTATATATCCAGTAAAGACTTAACGGCCTCGGTGAGCGTAACCATGGCGATATAGTGTGACGTTCCCTTCAAGCAGTCGGGACACAGATTTTCAAGAAGATGCAGTTGCACATAAAGTGAACTTACAACGTTCGGTTCTAAGTGTCGTAAAAGAGTCAACAGGCTGCCTAAAAAATCCCCAGGACACAACTCGGATATTGTAAAATCTCCGTCTTGAATTTGATCTTTAACCAGACACACCGCTGTTTTACACATGTTGAGTTTGTGTGCCAGAGAATTAGTTGAATTGAGATCTAATACCAgctttgttaaatgttttatcaaGCGCAGCATTTGTCCATTTTCATCGTGCAGCGCTGTTACACTACTTTCATTATCATCCACGTCAATTTCTGATTTCACCGACTCTCGGCTGACGCTCGCCATAGGAAGGTACTTTTCGTTGATTTTGCTCAGTAGCTTAGTCCCTTGCTGACAGTAACAAAACCTGTGTAAATGTATCACTGTCGGCATCGTCCTCGAAAACACATGCTgttcaaaacacaaataaaatttctTGATAGAGTCCGCGTCGTGTGGCGGCTTTGTTATTTCCTCCGCCACCGTCTGAACCAAGTTGTCTATGTGCTTCTTAAAATACGCACACGTTGACATGCACATCTGAGGACTTACAACCTTGCCCCTTTTGCTGGCTTCGTAGACGATTTCTTCGCAGCTGCGTGAGAATTCCTCACAGAGACTGttcattttttgaaaaacacTTGTTTCTGTATCACAGGCTAGTTTACATACTTTGACATGGAGCGTATCCCACTCGTCTGGGCTACCTGTAGCACATTTGCCGTCCAGCTGTTCACCCTTTATACCAGTATACCCATAGGAATGGCCGATAGTTTTTATCTCATGAATTAAAAGCTCTGCCGCCTCTCTCACGTTCATCAGTTTCACTTTCGTATTCATGAAATCCAATATTTCCTTTTCAATGAGATTTAGACTATGATTCTTTTTCACGTAGTCGTAGTGGTCTTTTCGATACCGTCTAGGATGAGTTTCACAGTTAAACGACGCGTCTTTTTCCGTTTCAAAAACGTGAAGAGCTGATTTCACTTCTTCCCTTACTTTCAGTAAGTGTTGATGCACTCGAACGCAGTTAGAACTGTCTCTTAGATTGTGTAACCTAGAAACCATAGCCATGTCATGCGATGCTTTTGATAGTCGTAACACTGATATCTGCTTTTCAAATTTATCAATTTCTTTGGCCGTGGTATCTATGTCAATTACTATATGTTTATAGAGACATTGCAAAAATGTTTCGTCCAACGTCTTTAAATAACTTTGTTTCAAAAACTCATCTGTTCCTAGAAACCTATACCTGTCTTGTTTCAACGAGGCCTTGAGCTGTTCTTTTGTCTTAATTTGTGTGGTTATAAGACTGATAATGTTCCTTTCCTCTTCATTTATTGTCTGCAGCGTTTCACTTACATTCATCTCGAATTCTTTATTCAGTTTAATCCTCGGAAGGATGTATACGTGAAGTAAGCGTATAACATGTTCGCACACATTTTCGCCTAATTTATCTTCATTTATTGCTTCAAACAGCTCTGTTGCATGCTCGAAAAGCTCATCTACGGTTGAGTCCAACATATCGTCCGTAAACTTGTctgaattaaaaataatcaattaacatttaaatataacatcaacaaaaacaacaacataagttCAATAATACACTTTGCAACAGACAGCTGTGTCTACGTCCCTTTAATGTTGAAAATCACCATTGCATACTGGAACACACAATTCATTCTGCAAATGTGTATCGCTGGAATTATCACCTACCTACCTTTGCAGTTCAAAAGGTAATGATAACAATTCATAACGACAGGTATATGCACTTCTTTTACATGTAATGTTATTTGAAAtggcatattttttaatttaagcatCTGCCTTTATTTCTTAACTTAGGAAATAAACACTGAAAACCACTTGAACTGCAAACATAGTTTTATTCAAATGACAGGTAACGCATCTGAAAACCACTTGAACTGCaaacatagttttatttaaatgacaggtaacgtatttataaACGTCTGGAAGGTTATCTGTTGAATTTCAAAATTTCAAGTTACCTTTATTTCTAAAGACTTCTTGCACTGCATGTAAAGTTTGTTCCAGTATCCCATTATGCAGTTTTATAGCTTCACTGTCATCCCTAGAAATCCAAGACACAGAGCGTTCAGTACAGTCCACAAAGATGGAATCCAACGTGAGAGTCTTGAACCAGAGTCCCGGTTCCACTCGATGCTCGAAATAGGAGCCGATATTGGGAAGGAAGCACCTCTCGAGGTAGATTTCATCCGAACGTTTGACG
This is a stretch of genomic DNA from Dreissena polymorpha isolate Duluth1 chromosome 7, UMN_Dpol_1.0, whole genome shotgun sequence. It encodes these proteins:
- the LOC127838851 gene encoding uncharacterized protein LOC127838851; this encodes MLLYIARGPDVKRSDEIYLERCFLPNIGSYFEHRVEPGLWFKTLTLDSIFVDCTERSVSWISRDDSEAIKLHNGILEQTLHAVQEVFRNKDKFTDDMLDSTVDELFEHATELFEAINEDKLGENVCEHVIRLLHVYILPRIKLNKEFEMNVSETLQTINEEERNIISLITTQIKTKEQLKASLKQDRYRFLGTDEFLKQSYLKTLDETFLQCLYKHIVIDIDTTAKEIDKFEKQISVLRLSKASHDMAMVSRLHNLRDSSNCVRVHQHLLKVREEVKSALHVFETEKDASFNCETHPRRYRKDHYDYVKKNHSLNLIEKEILDFMNTKVKLMNVREAAELLIHEIKTIGHSYGYTGIKGEQLDGKCATGSPDEWDTLHVKVCKLACDTETSVFQKMNSLCEEFSRSCEEIVYEASKRGKVVSPQMCMSTCAYFKKHIDNLVQTVAEEITKPPHDADSIKKFYLCFEQHVFSRTMPTVIHLHRFCYCQQGTKLLSKINEKYLPMASVSRESVKSEIDVDDNESSVTALHDENGQMLRLIKHLTKLVLDLNSTNSLAHKLNMCKTAVCLVKDQIQDGDFTISELCPGDFLGSLLTLLRHLEPNVVSSLYVQLHLLENLCPDCLKGTSHYIAMVTLTEAVKSLLDI